From a single Cherax quadricarinatus isolate ZL_2023a chromosome 9, ASM3850222v1, whole genome shotgun sequence genomic region:
- the LOC138852456 gene encoding uncharacterized protein, whose amino-acid sequence MRLSSAEDAVNLQEDINKVFQWATVNNMMFNEDKFQLLRYGKLEEIITRTEYTTDSGHTIERKNNVRDLGVVMSEDLTFKDHNSATIARAKKMIGWIMRTFKTRDAKPMMILFKSLVLSRLEYCCTLTSPFKAGEIADLESVQRSFTARISSVKHLNYWERLEALDLYSLERRRERYIIIYTWKILEGMVPNLHTEITPYESKRLGRRCKMPPIKSRGAIGTLRENTISVRGPKLFNSLPSSIRGITNKPLAAFKRELDRYLKSVPDQPGCGSYVGLRAASSNSLVDQALIHREAWSWTGPRGR is encoded by the coding sequence atgaggctgtcatctgctgaggacgcggttaacctccaagaagatataaacaaagttttccagtgggcaacggtaaacaatatgatgttcaatgaggacaaattccaactactccgttatggaaaactggaggagataataactagaacagagtatactactgactccggccatacaatagagcggaaaaataatgtaagggacctgggagtagtaatgtctgaggatctcactttcaaggatcacaacagtgccacgatcgcacgtgcaaagaaaatgataggatggataatgagaactttcaaaacgagagatgccaagcccatgatgatccttttcaaatcacttgttctctctaggctggaatactgctgtacattaacatctccattcaaagcaggtgaaatcgcagatctagagagtgtacagagatcctttactgcacgtataagttctgtcaagcaccttaactactgggaacgcttggaagcacttgacttgtactcgttggaacgcaggagggagagatatatcataatctacacttggaaaatcttggaaggaatggtcccaaatctgcacacagaaatcactccctacgaaagtaaaagactgggcaggcgatgcaaaatgccgccaataaaaagtaggggcgccattggtacactaagagaaaacaccataagtgtccggggcccaaaactgttcaacagcctcccatcaagcattaggggaattaccaataaacccctggctgccttcaagagagagctggacagatacctaaagtcagtgccggatcagccgggctgtggctcgtacgttggactgcgtgcggccagcagtaacagcctagttgatcaggccctgatccatcgggaggcctggtcatggaccgggccgcgggggcgttga